A section of the Enterobacter sp. C2 genome encodes:
- a CDS encoding flagellar hook capping FlgD N-terminal domain-containing protein, producing MSSSVSLNTPYAGTNTGSSVSTATTTTATTTTATTTTTTATSTSMADTFLTLLVAEIQNQDPTDPTDPTEYVTQLASMAQVAMAEEVATEMNTNAILMSNLQVMALGKMVGDPIMVQTTTLEVSDGAIQGRIDLDDACTQVDIHFTDAVGNDYDIPLTGSAFGPGAVSFSIDPADYGIPPGDYSVSVVTDTGEEEVPVEVAGVVTDVRIPLDGGTPLLNVSGVGEVPFTMISQFGVPDDTPAQDVV from the coding sequence ATGAGTTCCTCCGTATCGCTGAATACGCCCTATGCGGGCACAAATACAGGCAGCAGCGTATCTACTGCCACCACTACAACCGCCACAACGACAACCGCCACAACGACAACCACAACCGCAACCTCTACCTCAATGGCAGATACTTTTCTGACGCTGCTGGTAGCGGAGATCCAGAACCAGGATCCCACCGACCCTACCGATCCCACCGAGTACGTGACCCAGCTCGCCTCGATGGCGCAGGTGGCAATGGCGGAGGAGGTAGCGACAGAGATGAACACCAACGCCATCCTGATGAGCAATCTTCAGGTCATGGCGCTGGGCAAGATGGTGGGCGATCCGATCATGGTTCAGACCACCACTCTTGAGGTTAGCGATGGCGCGATTCAGGGCCGCATCGACCTGGACGACGCCTGTACCCAGGTTGATATCCATTTCACCGACGCGGTCGGCAATGACTACGACATTCCGCTAACAGGGAGCGCGTTTGGACCGGGGGCGGTGAGCTTTAGCATCGATCCTGCGGACTACGGCATCCCGCCTGGGGACTACTCGGTGTCGGTGGTCACTGATACCGGCGAAGAGGAGGTGCCGGTCGAGGTGGCGGGCGTCGTCACCGACGTGCGTATTCCGCTGGATGGCGGTACGCCGTTGCTCAACGTCAGCGGCGTTGGGGAAGTCCCCTTCACCATGATTAGCCAGTTTGGCGTACCGGACGATACGCCGGCGCAGGACGTTGTTTGA
- the flgE gene encoding flagellar hook protein FlgE, translating into MSYSIAASGLNAVNQQLDGISNNIANAGTVGYKSMTTDFSAMYAGTQAMGVSVDGTAQSISRGGSMVSTGNALDMAINDDGFFVLRDSAGNVTYTRAGSFNTDKNGYIVNASGDYLQGYPVDANGALQTGTVTDLQINTGSLPAQATRSLTFSANFNAADVTIDTRAVPFDPANAASYNSTYTTTVYDSLGNEHAVSQYFTKTADNSWEVHYTFDGAVQPGSTAMTFDEQGKLVSPAAAVPMTFSAPGAAPIEMTFDYAVCTQYGSAFSVTTNAADGYASAEQNGVQVDGDGKVYATYSNGERMLQGQVVLATFPDENGLLAVSGTAWMETGESGTPLVGAPGSGTFGALSTGMLESSNVDITSELVDLMTAQRNYQANTKVISASSELDQALFQAM; encoded by the coding sequence ATGAGTTACAGCATTGCAGCCAGCGGCCTGAACGCGGTTAATCAACAGTTGGATGGCATCAGTAATAACATCGCCAACGCCGGAACGGTGGGCTACAAGTCCATGACTACCGACTTCTCCGCCATGTATGCGGGCACCCAAGCGATGGGGGTAAGCGTGGACGGAACGGCCCAGAGCATCTCACGCGGCGGCTCCATGGTCTCAACCGGGAACGCGCTGGATATGGCAATTAACGACGATGGCTTCTTCGTGCTTCGCGACAGCGCGGGCAACGTTACCTATACCCGGGCCGGGTCGTTTAATACGGATAAGAACGGCTACATCGTTAATGCTTCCGGTGATTATTTGCAGGGGTATCCGGTGGATGCAAACGGTGCGCTGCAAACCGGTACGGTGACGGATCTGCAAATCAATACCGGATCGCTGCCCGCGCAGGCCACCCGCTCGCTCACCTTTAGCGCAAACTTTAACGCCGCTGATGTGACCATCGATACCCGTGCGGTTCCGTTCGATCCTGCTAACGCCGCCTCGTATAACAGCACCTATACCACCACGGTGTATGACTCGCTGGGCAATGAGCATGCCGTCAGCCAGTACTTTACCAAAACGGCGGATAACAGCTGGGAGGTGCACTATACCTTCGACGGCGCAGTGCAGCCTGGCTCTACGGCAATGACTTTTGATGAGCAGGGCAAGCTGGTGAGTCCTGCCGCGGCGGTGCCGATGACCTTTAGCGCGCCGGGCGCAGCCCCCATCGAGATGACGTTTGACTACGCCGTCTGTACCCAGTATGGCTCTGCCTTTTCGGTCACCACCAACGCCGCTGACGGCTACGCCTCTGCCGAGCAAAACGGCGTCCAGGTCGACGGCGACGGCAAAGTGTACGCAACCTACAGCAACGGCGAGCGCATGCTGCAGGGCCAGGTTGTGCTGGCTACCTTTCCCGATGAGAACGGCCTGCTGGCCGTCAGCGGTACGGCATGGATGGAGACCGGTGAGTCCGGCACGCCGCTTGTCGGTGCACCCGGTAGCGGTACCTTCGGTGCGCTCTCTACGGGGATGCTGGAAAGCTCCAACGTCGATATCACCAGCGAGCTGGTGGATCTGATGACCGCGCAGCGTAACTACCAGGCCAATACCAAAGTGATCTCGGCCAGCAGCGAGCTGGATCAGGCCCTGTTCCAGGCGATGTAA
- a CDS encoding flagellar basal body rod protein FlgF, with translation MDRLLFTALSGASHAQMAQQIAANNLANVNTIGFRADMALSQDDPLQGEGFATRFMAQQRASGVDASTAAAEKTDRPLDVAIQGEGYIAVQGRDGSEVYTRNGNMVQNEAGQLTINGYPVLGDNGPIVLPPNAIASFGRDGTLSITPDDGDVTATMDIDRLRLVTIPAENLAKNAQGMIVTADGSRAQPDENVNVSGGYLEGSNVTAVSEMLASISLNRQFEAQIKMMKAAQTLSEAGNRLLRGA, from the coding sequence GTGGATCGTCTACTTTTTACCGCCCTCAGCGGGGCCAGCCATGCCCAGATGGCGCAGCAGATCGCCGCCAACAACCTGGCGAACGTCAACACCATCGGCTTTCGTGCCGACATGGCGTTATCCCAGGACGATCCGCTTCAGGGCGAGGGTTTTGCCACCCGCTTCATGGCGCAGCAGCGCGCTAGCGGCGTTGACGCCAGCACCGCAGCTGCCGAAAAAACCGATCGGCCGCTGGATGTGGCCATTCAGGGAGAGGGCTATATCGCGGTGCAGGGTCGCGACGGCAGCGAGGTCTACACCCGCAACGGCAATATGGTGCAGAACGAGGCGGGCCAGCTGACCATCAACGGCTATCCGGTGCTGGGGGATAACGGACCTATCGTGCTGCCCCCCAACGCCATCGCCTCCTTTGGCCGCGACGGCACGCTGTCGATTACGCCGGACGATGGCGACGTTACCGCCACCATGGATATCGATCGCCTGAGGTTGGTGACCATCCCAGCGGAAAATCTGGCAAAAAATGCCCAAGGGATGATCGTCACGGCGGACGGCAGCCGCGCTCAGCCGGATGAGAACGTCAACGTCAGCGGTGGTTATCTTGAGGGCAGCAACGTCACGGCGGTCTCTGAGATGCTGGCCTCCATTTCGCTGAATCGCCAGTTCGAGGCCCAAATCAAAATGATGAAGGCGGCACAGACGCTGAGCGAGGCGGGCAACCGCCTGCTGCGTGGTGCTTAA
- the flgG gene encoding flagellar basal-body rod protein FlgG, whose amino-acid sequence MNAALWISKTGLSAEDAEMSAIANNIANVNTNGFKRDRVMFQDLFYQNQRAPGAMLDQNNIAPTGIQYGSGVRIVGTQKIFTEGNIETTDNPLNVAIMGQGFFQVQKANGDIAYTRDGNLQVNADGVLTNAQGLPLQPEIDVPANATNISVGEDGTVMATMPGDSDPTELGQITLVNFTNPAGLLAEGDNLYLETAASGQPTEGTPGEDALGTLKGGALEGSNVDIVNEMVAMITVQRAYEMNAKMVSAADEMLQYINQNL is encoded by the coding sequence ATGAACGCAGCACTATGGATCAGTAAGACCGGCCTCTCGGCAGAAGATGCTGAGATGAGCGCCATTGCCAACAACATCGCCAACGTCAACACCAACGGCTTCAAGCGTGATCGGGTGATGTTCCAAGATCTCTTCTACCAAAACCAGCGTGCGCCCGGCGCAATGCTGGATCAAAACAACATCGCGCCCACGGGCATTCAGTATGGCAGCGGCGTTCGTATCGTGGGAACGCAGAAAATCTTTACCGAGGGCAATATCGAAACCACCGATAACCCGCTCAACGTCGCCATCATGGGGCAGGGGTTCTTTCAGGTGCAAAAGGCCAACGGCGATATTGCCTATACCCGCGACGGCAATTTGCAGGTTAACGCCGACGGCGTGTTGACCAACGCCCAGGGGCTGCCGCTGCAGCCCGAGATCGACGTTCCCGCTAACGCCACCAATATTAGCGTCGGCGAGGACGGAACGGTGATGGCAACGATGCCGGGCGATAGCGATCCCACCGAGCTGGGGCAGATCACGTTGGTTAACTTTACCAATCCGGCGGGCCTGCTGGCCGAAGGCGATAACCTCTATCTCGAAACGGCGGCCAGCGGCCAGCCCACGGAGGGGACGCCGGGCGAGGATGCGTTAGGCACGCTGAAAGGCGGTGCGCTGGAAGGCTCCAACGTCGACATTGTCAACGAGATGGTGGCGATGATCACCGTCCAGCGCGCCTATGAGATGAACGCCAAAATGGTCTCCGCCGCCGATGAGATGCTGCAATACATCAACCAGAATCTGTAA
- the flgH gene encoding flagellar basal body L-ring protein FlgH, translated as MKQYLWLMALVPWLAGCESPALLVKKDDRAYAPPKMEAQPTPEGRAGGVFETGYSWSLTADRRAYRVGDILTVILEESTQSSKQAKTNFGKESSLDVGVPTLFGKTKDKLASSAEASRDFDGNASSQQQNSLHGSITVSVHQVLPNGVMEIRGEKWLTLNQGDEYLRLSGLVRADDISNDNSVSSQRIGNARISYAGRGALSDANAAGWLTRLFNHPLFPL; from the coding sequence GTGAAACAATATCTGTGGTTAATGGCGCTGGTGCCCTGGCTGGCGGGGTGTGAATCCCCGGCGCTGCTGGTGAAAAAGGACGATCGGGCCTATGCCCCGCCGAAGATGGAGGCTCAGCCAACGCCGGAGGGGCGGGCCGGGGGCGTCTTTGAAACCGGCTACAGCTGGTCATTGACCGCCGATCGACGTGCTTACCGGGTGGGAGACATTTTGACGGTGATCCTCGAAGAGTCGACCCAGTCCAGCAAGCAGGCCAAAACCAACTTTGGCAAAGAGAGCAGCCTCGACGTGGGCGTTCCCACGCTGTTTGGTAAAACCAAAGACAAGCTGGCCAGCTCCGCCGAGGCGTCGCGGGACTTTGACGGCAACGCCAGCTCCCAGCAGCAGAACAGCCTGCACGGATCGATTACCGTCTCTGTACATCAGGTGCTGCCTAACGGCGTGATGGAGATCCGCGGCGAGAAGTGGCTCACCCTTAATCAGGGGGATGAGTATCTGCGCCTCAGCGGGCTGGTGCGGGCCGATGACATCAGCAATGACAACTCGGTCTCCTCCCAGCGTATCGGCAACGCCCGTATCTCCTATGCCGGGCGCGGCGCACTTAGCGATGCCAATGCGGCGGGCTGGCTGACCCGGCTCTTTAACCATCCGCTGTTCCCGCTTTAA
- a CDS encoding flagellar basal body P-ring protein FlgI: MRFFSGRTRIVTLLLLLCVRPGLAQPLSSLVDIQGVRGNQLIGYSLVVGLDGTGDKNQVKFTNQTITNMLRQFGVQLPSKIDPKVKNVAAVAVSATLPPMYARGQTIDVTVSSIGDAKSLRGGTLLLTQLHGADGEIYALAQGSVVVGGMSASGASGSSVTVNTPTAGLIPNGASVEREIPSDFDMGNTVMLNLKRPGFKDANSIANAINGTFGGGLATAKSATSVEVTAPTSPGARVAFMSQLQDVQITPERVRARVVFNARTGTVVMGEGVKVHPAAVSHGSLTVSITESSSVSQPNALAGGRTAVTPQSSIDVKTPRAQMVTLPESTSLKTLVNVLNNLGASPDDVMSILQALHEAGALDADLEVI; the protein is encoded by the coding sequence ATGCGCTTTTTTTCAGGACGCACCCGTATCGTCACGCTCTTGCTGCTGCTCTGCGTGCGGCCAGGGTTGGCCCAGCCGCTGTCATCGCTGGTAGATATTCAGGGGGTGCGGGGTAACCAGCTGATTGGCTATAGCCTGGTGGTAGGCCTCGACGGCACCGGCGATAAAAATCAGGTGAAATTTACTAACCAGACCATCACCAACATGCTGCGGCAGTTTGGCGTACAGCTGCCGAGTAAGATCGATCCCAAGGTGAAAAACGTTGCCGCCGTGGCGGTGAGCGCCACGCTGCCGCCAATGTATGCGCGCGGGCAGACCATCGACGTCACGGTCTCCTCAATCGGGGATGCAAAAAGCCTGCGCGGTGGCACGCTGTTGCTAACTCAGCTGCACGGCGCGGACGGTGAGATCTATGCTCTGGCGCAGGGCAGCGTGGTGGTTGGCGGCATGAGCGCCAGCGGGGCCAGCGGCTCCAGCGTAACGGTCAATACACCCACTGCCGGGCTGATCCCCAACGGTGCCTCGGTTGAACGGGAGATCCCCAGTGATTTTGACATGGGCAACACGGTGATGCTCAACCTCAAACGCCCCGGCTTCAAGGATGCCAACAGCATTGCCAATGCCATCAACGGCACCTTTGGCGGCGGGCTGGCGACGGCCAAGAGCGCCACCAGCGTAGAGGTGACAGCCCCCACCAGCCCCGGCGCGCGGGTGGCCTTTATGTCTCAGCTACAGGACGTGCAGATTACCCCGGAGCGCGTGCGTGCCCGCGTGGTGTTCAACGCCCGCACCGGCACGGTGGTGATGGGCGAGGGGGTAAAAGTGCACCCCGCAGCGGTATCCCACGGCAGTTTGACAGTTTCGATTACTGAGAGCAGCAGCGTCAGCCAGCCTAATGCTCTGGCCGGGGGCCGCACGGCGGTAACGCCGCAAAGCAGTATTGATGTCAAAACCCCACGTGCGCAGATGGTAACGCTGCCGGAATCCACCAGTCTGAAGACGCTGGTGAACGTATTGAACAACCTTGGTGCCTCTCCGGATGACGTGATGTCTATCCTGCAGGCGCTGCACGAAGCAGGGGCGCTGGACGCCGACCTGGAGGTGATCTAA
- a CDS encoding rod-binding protein, translated as MLNALTSVQSGTDESSVPAAVRENHLRQAAQQFEAIFMRQMLKEMRKVDALLDSKDNPLNSDAGKMMQGLYDDMLCDTLARQQSMGIAELIVKQLSPQHD; from the coding sequence ATGCTTAATGCCTTAACGTCCGTTCAGTCCGGAACCGACGAAAGCAGCGTGCCTGCCGCAGTGCGGGAAAATCATCTCCGGCAGGCCGCCCAGCAGTTTGAGGCGATCTTTATGCGCCAGATGCTCAAGGAGATGCGCAAGGTCGATGCGCTCCTCGATTCCAAAGATAACCCCCTTAACAGCGATGCCGGAAAGATGATGCAGGGCCTGTACGATGACATGCTCTGCGACACCCTGGCGAGGCAGCAGAGCATGGGGATTGCGGAGCTGATCGTTAAACAGCTTTCCCCGCAGCATGATTAG
- the flgK gene encoding flagellar hook-associated protein FlgK: MDMITIGYSGASAAQVQLNVTAQNTANAMTPGYTRQVAQTSTMGASPGAMNSAGNGVQVDSICRVSNQYLVNQVWFAASDYGYYTTQQQYLTQLETVLSDDSSSLSAGFDNFFAALNAASTMPDDPALREQVLSEANALALRFNNTSSYIDSQSSEIASQEQAAISQINTLTAGIADYNQKIAEAEANGDNASALYDARDQMVEQLSGMMAIQVNIDDRGNYNITLQNGQPLVNGQESATIQLESGDDDSQSLTLTFAGTTYGMTTETGGSLGALFDYQHNVLDPLTDTINSIAQQFAMAVNDQLAAGYDINGNPGAPLFIYDANSPDGPLAVNPDITADQLAFSSDPDASGNGDNLQALINIANEPLTIANLGTVTVGSACTSIISNIGIYSRQNQTEAESASNVYSEAQNQWSSVSGVSMDEEAVNLITYTQIYQANLKVISTGAEIFDSVLEMF, translated from the coding sequence ATGGATATGATCACTATTGGCTACAGCGGCGCGTCGGCGGCCCAGGTGCAGCTCAACGTTACCGCGCAGAATACGGCCAATGCCATGACGCCAGGCTATACGCGGCAGGTCGCCCAGACCAGCACCATGGGGGCCAGTCCCGGCGCGATGAACAGCGCGGGTAATGGCGTGCAGGTGGATAGCATCTGCCGGGTATCGAATCAGTATCTGGTCAACCAGGTATGGTTTGCCGCCAGCGACTATGGCTACTACACCACCCAACAGCAGTATCTGACTCAGCTGGAAACGGTGCTGAGCGATGACAGCAGCAGCCTGAGCGCCGGGTTTGATAACTTTTTCGCCGCGCTGAATGCGGCTTCGACCATGCCTGACGATCCAGCCCTACGCGAGCAGGTTCTGAGCGAAGCCAACGCCCTGGCGCTGCGCTTCAATAATACCAGCAGCTATATCGATTCCCAGAGCAGCGAGATAGCCAGCCAGGAGCAGGCGGCTATTTCACAGATCAACACCCTCACCGCTGGCATTGCGGACTATAACCAGAAGATCGCCGAGGCCGAAGCCAACGGTGATAACGCCTCGGCGCTGTATGACGCCCGTGACCAGATGGTTGAGCAGCTCAGCGGCATGATGGCTATTCAGGTCAATATCGACGACAGAGGCAACTACAACATCACGCTGCAAAACGGCCAGCCGTTGGTCAACGGTCAGGAGAGCGCCACCATTCAGCTGGAGAGCGGTGACGACGACAGCCAAAGCCTGACGCTAACCTTTGCCGGAACAACCTATGGCATGACGACGGAGACCGGCGGATCGCTGGGGGCGCTGTTTGACTATCAACACAACGTGCTCGATCCGCTCACCGATACCATCAACAGCATTGCCCAGCAATTTGCCATGGCGGTTAACGACCAGTTGGCGGCGGGATACGATATCAACGGCAACCCCGGCGCACCGCTCTTTATCTACGATGCCAATAGTCCAGATGGCCCGCTGGCGGTTAATCCGGATATCACCGCAGACCAGCTGGCTTTCTCCAGCGATCCGGACGCGTCCGGCAACGGCGACAATTTACAGGCGCTGATTAATATCGCCAACGAGCCGCTGACGATCGCGAACCTGGGCACGGTAACCGTTGGCAGCGCCTGCACCAGTATCATCAGCAACATAGGTATCTACAGCCGACAGAACCAGACCGAGGCGGAGTCGGCCAGCAACGTCTACAGCGAAGCGCAGAACCAGTGGAGCAGCGTTAGCGGCGTCAGCATGGACGAGGAGGCGGTCAACCTGATCACCTATACCCAAATCTACCAGGCCAACCTAAAAGTCATCTCAACCGGCGCGGAGATTTTCGACTCCGTGCTGGAGATGTTTTAA
- the flgL gene encoding flagellar hook-associated protein FlgL, translating to MRVSTQQSYTSMTSSFTELSGRLEHVITQMATGQRVILPSDDPIAATRINQLNSQQSAIAQYQSNINAVSGTLSQQESLLDGINNSMLAIRDDLLQAANGTTTPESLANLGQEIASLTQSMMASLNYQDGQGHYLFGGTKNDTPPVSYDDTDGDGEPDQYVYHGNGEHRTATVASGVEMETNVTVSDMFGADLTVFNTLDDLAAELQDPTLDPADPQVQSDITQAIDTLDAASESLNSAIASLGERQNTLTMLSDAQTSVADTNRELIGQLGDLDYGPATVTFTGLQMAMEATMKTYAKVSELSLFNAL from the coding sequence ATGCGCGTAAGCACTCAACAATCTTATACATCGATGACCAGCAGCTTTACCGAGCTTTCCGGCAGGCTGGAGCACGTTATTACCCAGATGGCCACCGGTCAGCGGGTGATCCTGCCGTCGGACGATCCCATTGCTGCCACCCGGATTAATCAGCTCAATAGTCAACAGTCTGCTATTGCCCAGTACCAGAGCAATATCAACGCGGTGTCGGGTACCCTGAGCCAGCAGGAGAGCCTGCTTGACGGCATCAATAACAGCATGCTGGCCATTCGCGACGATCTGCTCCAGGCGGCGAACGGCACCACCACGCCGGAGTCGCTGGCTAATCTTGGTCAGGAGATCGCTTCCCTGACGCAGTCGATGATGGCCTCCCTGAACTATCAGGATGGGCAGGGTCACTATCTCTTTGGCGGCACGAAAAATGACACCCCGCCCGTGAGCTATGACGATACCGACGGTGACGGCGAGCCAGATCAATATGTCTATCATGGCAACGGCGAGCACCGTACGGCCACCGTGGCCAGCGGCGTTGAGATGGAGACCAACGTGACCGTAAGCGATATGTTTGGTGCAGATCTGACGGTGTTTAACACGCTGGACGATCTGGCGGCAGAACTACAGGATCCCACTCTCGACCCGGCCGATCCGCAGGTGCAGAGCGATATCACGCAGGCTATCGATACCCTCGACGCGGCATCGGAATCGCTTAACAGCGCCATCGCCAGCCTTGGCGAACGGCAGAACACCCTGACGATGTTAAGCGATGCGCAGACCAGCGTGGCGGATACCAACAGAGAACTGATCGGTCAGCTTGGCGACCTCGACTATGGTCCGGCAACGGTGACCTTTACCGGCCTACAGATGGCGATGGAGGCGACGATGAAAACCTACGCTAAGGTCAGCGAACTCTCGCTGTTTAACGCACTTTAA
- a CDS encoding flagellar hook-associated protein: MQVGLQTTTRGTDNARLSAQIGDPARVTSRPKRAEREEYPASPLIALRPQRYSVQLNDQLTVLQQADSYLLRLEKSLLDQRHANASGGPRGTNSTALVDLLANRTPLSAGRVDRLLLPVLQGEAKVTFHSPELAELLSSDGEPISLMFSVDAGHARRLAAVSLDNPTDALNPLMQIKNALQRTGVTPHYGEGKWTFTVDEARWPQLQRSFSIANAKGEHVRRPVLHASPSLSDTLRAALENGQRDGVQSRVQSVLNHVAEQRQHLASAQEKARQRMDVMARFPQAQSAEQAAATLGQTLAWGCHHYETLVQAVNGQANLPALTVHNLLA; this comes from the coding sequence ATGCAGGTTGGTTTACAGACAACAACGCGAGGCACAGATAACGCGCGCTTATCGGCGCAGATCGGTGACCCTGCTCGGGTAACGTCGCGTCCAAAACGCGCCGAGCGGGAAGAGTATCCCGCCTCGCCGCTGATTGCCCTCCGGCCGCAGCGGTACAGCGTTCAGCTTAACGATCAGCTTACTGTCCTCCAGCAGGCCGACAGCTATCTCTTACGGCTAGAGAAGTCGCTTTTGGATCAGCGGCATGCTAATGCTTCCGGTGGGCCGCGTGGCACAAACAGCACAGCGCTTGTCGATCTGCTGGCTAACCGGACTCCGCTCTCGGCTGGCCGGGTGGACAGGCTGCTGTTACCTGTGCTGCAAGGCGAGGCGAAGGTGACGTTTCATTCCCCCGAGCTGGCGGAGCTGCTTAGCAGCGATGGCGAGCCAATATCGCTTATGTTCAGCGTGGATGCAGGGCACGCTCGGCGTCTGGCCGCCGTGTCGCTGGACAATCCGACCGATGCGCTTAATCCCCTCATGCAGATCAAAAATGCCCTGCAGCGTACGGGGGTTACGCCGCACTACGGTGAGGGAAAATGGACATTTACCGTGGATGAAGCGCGTTGGCCGCAGCTGCAGCGATCTTTTTCCATTGCGAATGCAAAAGGGGAGCATGTCAGGCGGCCTGTGCTACACGCCAGTCCGTCGCTCAGCGATACGTTACGCGCTGCGCTGGAAAACGGGCAGCGTGACGGGGTGCAGAGCAGGGTGCAGAGCGTACTCAATCATGTAGCTGAACAGCGCCAGCACCTCGCATCGGCGCAGGAGAAGGCGCGCCAGCGCATGGATGTGATGGCGCGTTTTCCACAAGCGCAGAGTGCAGAGCAGGCCGCAGCCACGCTGGGGCAGACCCTTGCCTGGGGCTGCCACCACTACGAGACGCTGGTTCAGGCCGTGAACGGCCAGGCTAACCTTCCGGCATTGACGGTGCATAACCTACTTGCCTAG
- a CDS encoding winged helix-turn-helix domain-containing protein, protein MHMLINKWRLDPSLNALVHTDTGEIQRLGEFHYILLETLVNHAGEVLSRNFLINAVWKNRVVGNNSLPTAIYALRAALGDDGRLQEIIKTVPKKGYVFNKEFITYPDEPLITETVDEKDNQVPPPGLPHGPPLRRRLSPMRTKRAIIVSAVFITLIYLLIKYHPQLAQGKQPPPALSGQSELTLKRETSKSYPYISIYHLHAGSDPAHTAQLTKHMPDALRALNEKLQAQRMKATVYYSESVAKLSISLLVQDNCHHQYQLMLGIENWQTGTHDLNSVFYQAAENTINEIPACQ, encoded by the coding sequence ATGCATATGCTCATTAATAAGTGGCGGCTCGATCCCTCGCTGAACGCGCTTGTTCATACTGATACAGGGGAAATTCAGCGCCTGGGTGAATTCCATTACATTTTGCTGGAGACGCTGGTCAACCATGCTGGGGAGGTATTATCACGTAATTTTCTTATCAATGCGGTTTGGAAAAACAGGGTCGTCGGTAATAACAGCTTGCCAACGGCTATCTATGCCTTACGAGCAGCCCTGGGCGACGATGGTCGACTGCAGGAGATCATCAAAACGGTGCCGAAAAAAGGCTATGTTTTTAATAAGGAATTTATTACTTATCCTGATGAGCCGTTGATAACCGAGACGGTAGATGAAAAAGATAATCAGGTTCCACCTCCAGGCTTGCCTCATGGCCCGCCCTTGAGGCGCCGGCTTTCGCCTATGCGAACAAAGAGAGCCATCATTGTCTCTGCTGTTTTTATCACTTTGATATATTTATTAATAAAATATCATCCACAGCTTGCTCAGGGCAAACAGCCCCCTCCTGCTTTATCTGGGCAAAGCGAACTCACATTAAAGCGTGAAACGAGTAAGAGCTATCCCTATATCAGCATCTATCACCTGCATGCGGGCAGCGATCCGGCCCACACGGCACAGCTGACGAAGCATATGCCAGATGCGTTGCGTGCTCTTAACGAGAAGTTACAGGCTCAGCGAATGAAAGCCACCGTTTATTACAGTGAATCAGTGGCTAAATTGTCGATAAGCTTACTTGTGCAGGATAATTGTCATCACCAATATCAATTAATGCTAGGCATTGAAAACTGGCAGACTGGCACACACGATTTGAATTCAGTTTTTTATCAAGCAGCTGAGAATACCATCAATGAAATACCAGCATGTCAGTAA